The Cytobacillus sp. NJ13 sequence AAATTCCTTATAATATCGGCGTTTGTTCCAAAACGATCTGTTCCTCTGAAACGGACAGTGTTTAGGTTAGCGATCGCATTATCACTGATAACACCAAAGCCGCCAGCAACAAGCGTTTTGCTAAAGCCCTTCAGGATAGTCGCTGTCGCGGCAGGAATTTTATTCGTCTCAGTTAAAAGAATAGGATATCCGTTCCTGGCTGCATAAGGAGCAATCGCAAGTGCGTCTGGGAAGTTGCGTCCATATGCAAGGACGGCCTTATCTCCCTTATTAGGCATATGCATAGCAATTTCATTTGCCGTTTCAAATCTGGTTTTGCCGCCGAGACGGCTAATTTCCAAAATTCCTAGTTGTTTAAGTTCAGTTTCTACATTTCTGCTTACAGCACCGGTACCGCCAAGGATATAGGCTTTTTTGGGCTTCAATCTTCTAATCTCGGCTTTTGTTGAATCTGGTAAGCTATTAACCTTAGTTAATAGCATTGGTGCATCCAGCTGATAGGCTAGCGGAGTCCCGGCTAGTGCATCAGGAAAATCTTCTCCATAGGCAAGCACAACTGTGTCTGCACCATCCTTCCAACCTTCCTGAGATATGGAAACCGCTGTATCATAACGGGTTTTTCCGTATAATCTTTTGCCAAGATGCTTGAGGTCACTTGAGGCAGTATAAGCCGTTCTGCCATCCTGCATCTCTACTTTATACCAGACGTATTGCCGGAACCGCATCTTGTCATCAGCTAATCCATATTTGTTTGATTGATCATAAGCAAATGATTTATCCAGTACTCTCACAGCTTCTCTTTCGCCTGATGGAAGATCCTTCAGCGATTTTGATAAACTGGAGGGAGCCTCCCGGAAGTTCGCGCTATCCGCGGAAAGCAAGATATCATTTTGTGTAAATTTATGCTCTGTCTTATGCAGCAGATGCTCAGGAATTTCATAACGATCCTTTTTGAAGATTAAAAGGTGATCTGGTTCACCGCTATATTCGAAATCCTCAGGCTTAAAGTCAAATGG is a genomic window containing:
- a CDS encoding cell wall-binding repeat-containing protein, yielding MVKKAVPFLLVFSLFFGSFSPATSMAEETYEIPTYYETNKLLTEAALAKNIPPEIAKTLAYQESGWNQFKDGKPYVAPDGGIGIMQVTNDDRFNEELLKTDIEYNINAGLQKLDEKFRGVDGKLPTLNNNDRDILESWYFAILAYNGRVEENSPLKLTTDGSRNEDAYQEKFFRLMNDSFYIGMDIQPIPFDFKPEDFEYSGEPDHLLIFKKDRYEIPEHLLHKTEHKFTQNDILLSADSANFREAPSSLSKSLKDLPSGEREAVRVLDKSFAYDQSNKYGLADDKMRFRQYVWYKVEMQDGRTAYTASSDLKHLGKRLYGKTRYDTAVSISQEGWKDGADTVVLAYGEDFPDALAGTPLAYQLDAPMLLTKVNSLPDSTKAEIRRLKPKKAYILGGTGAVSRNVETELKQLGILEISRLGGKTRFETANEIAMHMPNKGDKAVLAYGRNFPDALAIAPYAARNGYPILLTETNKIPAATATILKGFSKTLVAGGFGVISDNAIANLNTVRFRGTDRFGTNADIIRNLEMGSEQAFVATGYNFADALTGAVLAAKKNSHLLLTPPASIKDPIKTTILEKKYDHFQFLGGKSVVGIENELGKMIER